In Treponema denticola, one genomic interval encodes:
- a CDS encoding response regulator: MISKQDFPNINERAPEGKKPDGTPYKILVVDDSIFVTKQIGQILNSEGYEVIATAVDGFEGVEKYKELCPNVDLVTMDITMPKMDGITALEQIMAFDKNAKVVMISALGKEELVKKALLLGAKNYIVKPLDRKKVLERVAGVLGIS, translated from the coding sequence ATGATATCAAAACAAGACTTTCCCAATATTAATGAGCGGGCTCCTGAAGGAAAGAAGCCGGATGGAACACCATATAAGATCTTGGTTGTTGATGACTCTATATTTGTTACAAAACAAATAGGTCAGATCTTAAATAGTGAAGGCTATGAAGTTATTGCTACAGCTGTTGACGGGTTTGAAGGTGTTGAAAAGTATAAAGAGCTTTGTCCCAATGTAGACTTGGTAACAATGGATATTACAATGCCTAAAATGGATGGTATTACAGCTTTGGAGCAAATTATGGCATTTGATAAGAATGCTAAAGTTGTTATGATCAGTGCTCTGGGTAAGGAAGAGTTGGTAAAAAAGGCTCTTTTACTTGGAGCAAAAAACTATATCGTCAAGCCTCTTGACCGCAAAAAGGTCTTGGAGCGTGTCGCAGGTGTTTTAGGTATTTCTTAA
- a CDS encoding CheR family methyltransferase, whose protein sequence is MEETKELQQNTKIGLGMGDADSLHEQMIVVDFKMVTFSLAGKDYAIDITRVKEIAKAGNFTYVPNTSPFVLGVYNLRGDIIPIIDLRIFFNIPVPSRKKNQPESMVIINVQDQIFGVVVDFIDKVVGVSSSTIQPPHPIFGDINIKYIHGVVENGGHLYILLDVDKIFASRQQKEEVKEDLPPSPAGVLKDPIKPQVNQPTENLDIKFIGDTLAAMGKFYISAVNENWVKERYLEWKDIRTTGSLQIQSEKDAGEFLSSFLSPFTRRFWSEAYINSYYKILPENTSTVINVWCIGCGPGYEAYSLAVLLKMRYPRALIKIFANDSDLLAISNAPMLSVPAEAASGIYEPYMTKTASGGLTFSKEIKDMILFEYHDCTHQNSVPDLDIIVARDVLSFLNPTVQRTLIEEFREKLKNSGIIILGQNEAMPKQDGWLRNSSGDIVIFTKE, encoded by the coding sequence ATGGAAGAAACAAAAGAATTACAGCAAAATACAAAAATCGGCTTAGGTATGGGGGATGCAGATTCTCTTCATGAGCAGATGATTGTTGTTGATTTTAAGATGGTAACTTTTTCTCTTGCCGGTAAGGACTATGCAATAGATATTACGCGTGTTAAAGAAATAGCAAAGGCCGGAAATTTTACCTATGTGCCTAATACATCTCCATTTGTACTTGGCGTATATAACTTGCGAGGCGATATTATTCCGATAATAGATCTGCGCATTTTCTTTAATATTCCCGTACCTTCCCGTAAAAAAAATCAACCTGAAAGTATGGTTATCATAAATGTACAGGATCAAATTTTCGGCGTTGTAGTAGACTTTATTGATAAGGTAGTAGGCGTATCCAGCAGTACTATTCAGCCTCCGCATCCTATTTTTGGGGATATAAATATCAAGTATATTCATGGAGTTGTAGAAAACGGAGGACACTTATATATTCTTCTTGATGTAGATAAGATATTTGCTTCACGTCAGCAAAAAGAAGAAGTAAAAGAAGATTTACCTCCAAGTCCGGCAGGTGTTTTAAAAGATCCTATAAAACCGCAGGTAAATCAGCCTACCGAAAATTTAGATATAAAGTTTATCGGTGATACCTTGGCAGCTATGGGTAAATTCTATATTTCGGCTGTTAACGAAAATTGGGTAAAAGAAAGATATTTGGAATGGAAAGATATTAGGACTACAGGTAGTTTACAGATACAGTCTGAAAAAGATGCCGGAGAATTTTTATCTTCGTTCTTATCTCCTTTTACAAGACGCTTTTGGAGTGAAGCTTATATAAATTCTTATTATAAGATTCTTCCTGAAAACACCTCAACTGTAATTAATGTTTGGTGTATAGGCTGCGGTCCCGGATATGAAGCTTACAGTCTTGCAGTTTTACTTAAAATGCGTTATCCTCGGGCTCTTATAAAGATCTTTGCAAATGATTCGGACTTGTTGGCTATTTCAAATGCTCCTATGCTTTCAGTTCCGGCAGAAGCTGCGTCAGGTATTTATGAACCCTATATGACGAAAACCGCCTCCGGAGGTCTTACTTTCTCGAAAGAGATAAAAGATATGATTTTATTTGAGTACCATGATTGTACTCATCAAAATTCTGTCCCCGATCTGGATATAATTGTAGCAAGGGATGTGCTTTCTTTCTTAAATCCTACTGTACAGAGAACTCTTATTGAGGAATTTAGGGAAAAACTGAAAAATTCCGGTATTATAATTCTAGGTCAAAATGAAGCTATGCCTAAGCAAGATGGATGGCTTAGAAACAGTTCAGGTGATATTGTTATTTTTACAAAAGAATAA
- the bamD gene encoding outer membrane protein assembly factor BamD: MKNGIRSLFVLSFFVLVFNFSSCATTEKKLGTELIPEEQSESDISAKTKDNEPKKEEPKLILTPSVQEPAISPVIKPKLSAKPTEPNIETNDSVSSISDPKPVTDKPELELIIVAEDQEYPVTGDSSKDEDKTLPKTEPLSKNKASIQAETPAASSTQKTETKKTPFSASNSQASSPPPVSEPSSPVPELKPPKLNNSNVKENPPDIVVSNEKDGLSDVSASNAKLTESEAAKFFSEFPSTEPYEITEEKASRSVKLYTGQRLEVLYPGEGWVYLGESTAQKGIKYQQRKLQNGTSIFHFGAANEGSYILNFSYFDVFSDNFISDSIAVYVETAKTKLSDTVKAPDYKGSISTAKSSPNENKAKTKDDGLSKTLQGTAIKKDTSPIKNENNDSKLYDSSDLLTVVGDENVEKNESIVKTDVKSAQEALDKIRAYISEGNAASALNSADDFFKNYSVNLDEALFLRGQAYELNGPNKNVKKALEAYQTLTKAYPESKFWDKADARIRYIKKFYIDIK, translated from the coding sequence ATGAAAAATGGAATCCGATCTCTGTTTGTTTTATCTTTTTTTGTGCTAGTTTTTAATTTTTCTTCTTGTGCCACTACCGAAAAAAAACTAGGAACTGAGTTGATTCCTGAAGAACAATCAGAGTCAGATATATCGGCAAAAACTAAAGACAATGAACCTAAAAAGGAAGAGCCTAAGCTTATATTAACACCTTCTGTTCAAGAACCTGCTATTAGCCCCGTTATAAAACCTAAGCTTTCAGCTAAGCCTACAGAGCCTAATATTGAAACCAACGATTCGGTAAGCTCAATTTCAGATCCTAAGCCTGTAACTGATAAACCGGAGTTGGAATTGATAATTGTTGCGGAAGATCAAGAATATCCTGTTACAGGAGACTCATCTAAAGATGAAGATAAGACTTTACCTAAAACTGAACCTTTATCTAAAAATAAAGCTTCGATTCAAGCTGAGACGCCTGCTGCAAGTTCAACTCAAAAAACAGAAACTAAAAAAACTCCTTTTTCAGCTTCAAATTCTCAAGCATCAAGTCCTCCGCCCGTTTCGGAGCCCTCAAGCCCTGTGCCTGAGCTTAAACCTCCAAAGCTTAATAATTCTAATGTAAAAGAGAATCCTCCGGATATAGTTGTTTCTAATGAAAAAGACGGCCTTTCTGATGTATCTGCTTCTAATGCAAAGCTTACTGAATCTGAAGCCGCTAAATTTTTTTCAGAGTTTCCCAGTACGGAGCCTTATGAAATTACAGAGGAAAAAGCATCCAGATCGGTAAAATTGTATACCGGTCAAAGACTTGAAGTTTTATATCCTGGGGAAGGATGGGTTTATTTAGGGGAATCTACGGCACAAAAAGGAATAAAATATCAGCAGAGAAAACTTCAAAACGGTACTTCAATTTTTCATTTTGGGGCTGCAAATGAAGGTAGCTATATTCTCAATTTTTCTTATTTTGATGTTTTTTCGGATAACTTTATTTCTGACTCAATAGCGGTTTATGTTGAAACGGCAAAGACAAAACTTAGTGATACGGTTAAAGCCCCTGATTATAAAGGAAGTATAAGTACGGCAAAGTCAAGTCCGAATGAAAACAAAGCTAAGACTAAGGATGATGGTTTATCCAAAACATTGCAAGGTACTGCGATAAAGAAAGATACTTCTCCCATAAAAAATGAGAATAATGATTCAAAACTATATGATTCATCAGATCTCTTGACTGTAGTAGGAGATGAAAATGTCGAAAAAAACGAGTCTATTGTAAAAACAGATGTAAAATCGGCTCAGGAGGCATTAGATAAGATAAGGGCATATATTTCGGAAGGAAATGCAGCAAGTGCTCTAAATTCGGCAGATGATTTTTTTAAAAATTATTCGGTCAATTTGGATGAAGCCTTATTTTTACGCGGTCAAGCATACGAGTTAAACGGGCCTAATAAAAATGTAAAAAAAGCCTTGGAAGCCTATCAAACCTTGACTAAGGCCTATCCCGAAAGCAAATTTTGGGACAAAGCAGATGCAAGAATAAGGTACATCAAAAAATTCTATATCGATATAAAGTAG
- a CDS encoding AAA family ATPase: protein MFLKSLEIFGFKSFPDRVKIEFADGITALLGPNGCGKSNVVDAVKWVLGEQSSRTLRADKMEDVIFNGTEKRSQLNIAEVTLTISNEKGLLSLDLSEIAIKRRLYRSGESEYFINNQPAKLREIRELFWDTGVGKAAYSVMEQGKIDQILSSKPEERRYLFEEAAGITKFKIKRQDAERKLEKTKENMRQIEGVLGEVRRSYDTLKVQSEQTIKYRELRDAVFEHERDIQLLRLKSFIDGLAAKKQSLQEASEKRDSIQKQIDGIHGMLSENMDIVNEMEEKFNAYRTKVLNLAIEQKGKQEQVQIYNKRHSELKLKLNQLEAKTSATKENIDNLENDISEKNADVFEFKKQFDAIEKNALEFEKNIDLASHKITSNKEDIKKLEDEIRHLDAMRENMELELKSITEDIVTELDKNLRSAGYSSANRLEAEKELDDALSRLKVLITGRKDIFSDFASIHNHSQEDVKQFAENAVQSFSSLLSISNEIDSSLEKYKKSSAGFIDEFLAPEGIITKKRAVDTAILENRQSIENKRKKISDFGEENNTLSAKINDYRKTLEDLRVSRAKVDAQAKNAEDQVKLLERQLLSQKNILHDLENEFFTEEKQLKQTEEDISELEGEINSLEYEGRKLNDEIEKLENEISVKNSDLASKRGKIDKLTAELSKANSLLEKFHFDLAGIEADIRNTKENFREKHSRELMEFEERMFTLNSSVSDLKDSLSVIRQKLDSLGRVNFMAPEEFENVKERYEFLNKQISDLEKARIDLQRITDEITAESTELFLETYNKIKKNFHNMFRRLFGGGRAEIRLTDPKNVLESGIEIFAQPPGKKLENISLLSGGEKSMTAVALLFATYMVKPSPFCLLDEIDAALDEQNVTRFVTTLREFANVSQYIVITHNKKTVLGANTMLGVTMEESGVSKVIAIRLDNETDIDAKKLDLVDEPFVEEDVEPEEGVYIPPHPPKRIKTINDEEENSEKDDGLEG, encoded by the coding sequence ATGTTTCTTAAAAGTCTTGAAATTTTCGGATTTAAATCCTTCCCCGATAGAGTAAAAATTGAATTTGCAGATGGTATAACCGCCCTTTTAGGACCTAATGGATGCGGAAAGAGTAATGTTGTGGATGCCGTAAAGTGGGTTCTTGGAGAGCAGTCATCCCGTACTTTAAGGGCCGACAAAATGGAAGACGTTATCTTTAACGGTACCGAAAAACGAAGTCAGCTCAATATTGCAGAAGTTACATTAACTATAAGCAATGAAAAAGGACTTTTAAGTCTTGATTTAAGTGAAATAGCTATAAAAAGGCGGCTTTATAGATCAGGGGAAAGTGAATACTTTATCAATAATCAGCCTGCAAAACTTCGTGAGATTAGAGAGCTTTTTTGGGATACGGGTGTCGGAAAGGCAGCTTATTCCGTTATGGAGCAGGGAAAAATCGACCAGATTCTTTCCAGTAAGCCTGAGGAAAGACGGTATCTTTTTGAAGAAGCGGCCGGTATAACCAAATTTAAGATAAAACGCCAAGATGCAGAAAGAAAACTTGAAAAAACTAAAGAAAACATGCGTCAGATTGAGGGCGTGCTGGGAGAGGTCCGCAGATCCTACGATACTTTAAAAGTTCAATCCGAGCAAACAATTAAATATAGAGAGCTTAGAGATGCCGTTTTTGAGCATGAAAGAGATATTCAGCTTTTGCGCTTAAAAAGCTTCATAGATGGGCTTGCTGCAAAAAAACAAAGCTTGCAGGAAGCTTCCGAAAAAAGAGATTCTATTCAAAAACAAATTGACGGAATTCACGGAATGCTGTCGGAAAATATGGATATTGTAAATGAAATGGAAGAAAAGTTTAATGCTTATAGGACAAAGGTTCTAAACTTGGCAATAGAACAAAAAGGTAAGCAGGAACAAGTTCAGATTTACAATAAGCGCCATTCAGAATTAAAATTAAAACTTAATCAGCTTGAAGCTAAAACCTCAGCTACAAAAGAAAATATAGATAATTTAGAGAATGATATCTCAGAAAAAAATGCTGATGTATTTGAGTTTAAAAAACAGTTTGATGCTATAGAAAAAAATGCTTTAGAGTTTGAAAAAAATATAGATTTGGCAAGTCATAAAATTACATCAAACAAAGAAGATATAAAAAAACTTGAAGATGAGATACGGCATCTTGATGCTATGAGAGAGAATATGGAGCTTGAATTAAAGTCCATAACCGAAGATATTGTTACAGAGCTTGATAAAAATTTAAGGTCGGCCGGATATTCTTCAGCTAATCGATTAGAGGCTGAAAAAGAATTGGATGATGCACTAAGCCGATTAAAAGTTTTAATAACCGGAAGAAAGGATATATTTTCGGATTTTGCTTCAATTCATAATCATTCGCAAGAAGATGTAAAACAATTTGCAGAAAATGCCGTACAAAGTTTTTCTTCGCTTTTAAGTATAAGCAATGAGATAGATTCCTCTCTTGAAAAATATAAAAAATCTTCTGCAGGTTTTATTGATGAATTTTTAGCACCGGAAGGTATTATTACTAAAAAGAGAGCTGTTGATACGGCTATTTTAGAAAATAGGCAATCTATTGAAAATAAGCGTAAAAAGATCAGCGATTTTGGGGAAGAAAATAATACTCTTTCAGCAAAGATAAACGATTACCGAAAAACCCTTGAAGATTTGCGTGTAAGCAGGGCAAAAGTCGATGCTCAAGCAAAAAATGCGGAAGATCAGGTAAAACTTTTGGAAAGACAGCTTTTATCTCAAAAAAATATTCTTCATGATTTGGAAAACGAATTTTTTACGGAAGAAAAACAATTAAAGCAAACTGAAGAAGATATTTCTGAGCTTGAAGGGGAAATTAACTCTCTTGAATATGAGGGACGAAAGTTAAATGATGAGATTGAAAAGCTTGAAAATGAAATTTCAGTAAAGAACTCCGATCTTGCCAGTAAAAGAGGTAAGATTGATAAGCTTACTGCAGAGCTTTCAAAAGCTAATTCTCTTTTAGAAAAATTTCATTTTGACCTTGCAGGTATTGAAGCCGATATACGCAACACAAAAGAAAATTTTAGAGAAAAGCATTCCCGTGAATTGATGGAATTTGAAGAGAGAATGTTTACTCTTAACTCGTCGGTATCTGATCTTAAGGATAGTCTTTCTGTTATTAGACAAAAGCTGGATTCCCTAGGCAGGGTAAATTTTATGGCCCCCGAAGAATTTGAAAATGTAAAAGAAAGATATGAATTTTTAAATAAGCAGATTAGCGACCTTGAAAAAGCAAGAATTGACTTACAAAGAATTACAGATGAGATTACGGCAGAGTCTACTGAACTTTTTTTAGAAACATACAATAAAATTAAAAAGAATTTTCACAATATGTTTAGAAGGCTTTTTGGAGGCGGAAGGGCAGAAATACGCTTAACCGATCCCAAAAATGTTCTTGAATCGGGTATAGAAATATTTGCACAGCCTCCGGGAAAAAAACTTGAAAATATCAGTCTATTATCGGGCGGAGAAAAGTCTATGACAGCGGTAGCTCTTTTATTTGCAACCTATATGGTAAAGCCGTCTCCATTCTGTCTGCTTGATGAAATTGATGCCGCCCTTGATGAACAAAATGTAACCCGCTTTGTTACCACTTTAAGGGAATTTGCAAATGTAAGTCAATATATAGTTATAACCCATAATAAAAAAACGGTTTTGGGTGCAAATACTATGCTTGGTGTTACAATGGAAGAATCGGGTGTTTCAAAGGTTATAGCCATAAGACTTGATAATGAAACGGATATTGATGCAAAAAAACTTGATTTAGTTGATGAACCCTTTGTGGAAGAAGATGTTGAGCCTGAGGAAGGTGTATATATTCCGCCTCATCCTCCTAAAAGAATAAAAACTATAAACGATGAGGAGGAGAATTCAGAAAAAGATGATGGACTTGAAGGATAG
- a CDS encoding helix-turn-helix domain-containing protein, which produces MKVLVFDRKIETLAFLCKKLEDHGIITVAAENGSKFICNYLDSELDAIIVCKKELDHYGSNEAHLLKRVHKDMTICTYLPAGNYNIKNINIFSSSYSSKNIKSNEKMLRIILLKCRKKSDFNKDYIHSLPKKSGILLKNLIINRKTGLTDEEINTIFWGENSGLKKNSIYNHVHTLKKALKKSFNDTYTILKANNRYRLIRLKKEA; this is translated from the coding sequence ATGAAGGTATTGGTTTTTGATAGAAAAATAGAAACTCTCGCTTTTTTGTGTAAAAAACTGGAAGATCATGGAATTATAACCGTTGCTGCAGAAAACGGAAGTAAATTTATATGCAATTATTTAGATAGTGAATTAGATGCTATTATTGTGTGTAAAAAAGAGCTAGATCATTACGGTTCTAACGAAGCTCATTTACTTAAAAGAGTTCATAAAGACATGACAATATGCACCTATCTGCCGGCAGGAAATTATAATATAAAAAACATTAATATATTCAGCTCTTCATATTCATCAAAAAATATAAAAAGCAACGAAAAGATGCTTAGAATTATTCTTTTAAAATGTAGAAAAAAATCTGATTTTAACAAGGATTATATTCACAGTCTGCCCAAAAAATCCGGAATTTTATTAAAGAACTTGATAATAAACAGAAAAACAGGTTTAACTGATGAGGAGATAAACACTATATTTTGGGGTGAAAACAGCGGTCTAAAAAAGAATTCAATTTATAATCACGTGCACACCTTAAAAAAAGCTTTAAAAAAAAGTTTTAACGACACATACACTATTTTAAAAGCAAACAATCGTTACAGATTAATCAGGTTAAAAAAAGAGGCTTAA
- a CDS encoding chemotaxis protein CheX, producing the protein MRVEYINPFSEAAYNILSQVLSEDIKRGDLYLKSTCMPVMGVAAIVGLAGDVEGRVIFDMTLDTALKIASAMNGEEMSEFDELARATITELANLITAQAVTKLHDLGFKFDLTPPALFTGENMKISNNDIEALIVPMTAPQGRVEINVAIRDRV; encoded by the coding sequence ATGCGTGTAGAGTACATTAATCCGTTTAGCGAAGCTGCGTATAATATTCTTTCACAAGTTTTAAGTGAAGACATTAAACGCGGTGACTTATACCTAAAATCGACATGTATGCCGGTTATGGGTGTTGCTGCTATCGTCGGTCTTGCCGGAGATGTTGAGGGCCGTGTTATTTTTGACATGACCTTAGATACTGCCTTAAAGATTGCCTCAGCCATGAATGGCGAGGAAATGAGTGAATTTGACGAACTTGCTCGGGCGACAATTACGGAATTGGCCAATCTTATTACGGCACAAGCTGTAACTAAGCTTCATGATCTAGGCTTTAAGTTTGACTTAACTCCGCCGGCTCTGTTTACGGGCGAGAACATGAAGATATCGAATAATGATATCGAAGCTTTAATTGTGCCGATGACAGCCCCGCAAGGCAGGGTTGAAATAAATGTTGCAATTCGTGATAGAGTATAA